One genomic window of Cannabis sativa cultivar Pink pepper isolate KNU-18-1 chromosome 2, ASM2916894v1, whole genome shotgun sequence includes the following:
- the LOC133034593 gene encoding probable disease resistance protein RF9, with protein sequence MADAVVSFVIERLGDLVISEAEFLHGIKGQVGKAKIKLQCMSAFLKDTDAWVRNGADERVRLLVVQVRENAYALEDVIETYVFKVASSSNHGTMRRALKWCVGIIDVYKVGSKIKKISSSIDTWTSELEALGVHRSLGNAIEASSSYVQKQKELRKAYSYVEDNVIVGFDKDIQDLVALLTEKEDPDKHKVISVYGMGGLGKTTLARKVYQHPQVRTHFDCYAWASISQQCNRRDVLETILSGFTSQIDAERNRIKNLSDDELARKVHNFQKQNKCLVVLDDIWTTTTWDLLKHAFPTQGDTHSRILLTTRNKVVALHVDQHDSNEDDDEERKKELAVEMLKKCSGLPLAIIVLVGLLSKKHTLYQWELMKENVIRCIGQGNPQHDDDSKYCSVSSVLGLSYSELPRQLKPCFLYLARYAEDVTIRLKELCHILIAEGFVSLRRGSVEALEDVAYDWLSELVERSMIQVKQMSSTGRIKSICIHDLMRDLCVSKAQEENFLHFIDWRTNREEEPIETNIRRIAICVHESSNYDLIHEARNIDGSLRSLSVHGKGRVIDVMFRKRVLSHVCNRFLMLRVLIMDENDARYETKLPTEIGNLIHLRLLSIPNWRIEKIPSSFGNLRCLQTLRVSPQIDIIIPNSLWKLEKLRHLYFSNLVGGIEFGKFLRSIKSRNFQTLVGVRTKDLFLSDILQQESLKKLRICVDRNFETFLHNPQTLTFTRLFSLQVYNPSYINIIDIVPFLLTCPCIYKLRVRSPIVRLPQDNQFSPNLIKLQLSNLQLKDDPMPTLEKLPKLRVLRIDYQSFMGEEMVCSRGGFPRLESLQLTINECRF encoded by the exons ATGGCAGATGCTGTTGTTTCATTTGTGATTGAAAGGCTTGGAGACTTGGTGATTTCCGAAGCTGAATTCTTGCATGGAATCAAAGGCCAAGTGGGGAAAGCAAAAATCAAGCTTCAATGTATGAGTGCTTTCTTGAAAGATACAGATGCTTGGGTTAGAAATGGTGCTGATGAGAGAGTTCGCCTTTTGGTTGTCCAAGTCAGAGAAAATGCTTATGCCTTGGAGGATGTTATTGAGACTTATGTCTTCAAAGTGGCTTCCTCTTCTAATCATGGAACTATGAGACGTGCATTGAAATGGTGTGTTGGCATTATTGATGTGTATAAAGTTGGATCAAAGATAAAGAAGATCTCATCTAGTATTGATACTTGGACATCAGAATTAGAAGCACTTGGCGTACACAGATCATTAGGCAATGCAATTGAAGCGTCATCAAGCTATGTCCAGAAACAAAAAGAGTTGAGGAAAGCTTATTCGTATGTTGAAGACAATGTTATTGTTGGATTCGATAAAGATATCCAAGATTTGGTTGCCCTTTTGACTGAAAAAGAGGACCCTGATAAGCATAAGGTGATTTCTGTCTATGGGATGGGTGGTTTGGGGAAGACTACTCTTGCAAGAAAGGTCTATCAGCATCCTCAAGTCAGGACTCACTTTGATTGTTATGCTTGGGCCTCAATATCTCAGCAATGTAATAGACGCGATGTCTTGGAAACAATTTTATCTGGTTTCACTTCTCAAATAGATGCAGAAAGAAATCGCATCAAAAACTTAAGTGATGATGAATTAGCAAGGAAGGTTCACAACTTTCAGAAACAGAACAAATGTTTGGTGGTTCTTGATGATATATGGACCACAACAACATGGGATCTTCTAAAGCATGCATTCCCTACTCAAGGAGACACACATAGCAGGATCTTACTCACTACTCGGAATAAGGTTGTGGCTTTGCATGTGGATCAACACG ACTCAAATgaggatgatgatgaagaaaggAAGAAAGAACTAGCGGTGGAGATGCTTAAAAAGTGCTCTGGTTTGCCATTAGCTATCATTGTGCTTGTTGGGCTTCTTTCTAAGAAACACACCTTATATCAGTGGGAGCTGATGAAAGAAAATGTAATTCGCTGCATAGGTCAAGGTAATCCACAACATGATGATGACTCAAAATATTGCAGTGTTTCTTCGGTCTTAGGATTAAGTTATAGCGAGTTACCACGTCAGTTGAAGCCTTGTTTTTTGTATTTGGCTCGTTATGCTGAAGATGTCACGATAAGACTAAAAGAGTTGTGCCATATACTCATAGCAGAAGGTTTTGTATCGTTAAGAAGAGGTTCTGTGGAAGCTTTGGAGGATGTGGCATATGATTGGTTGAGTGAGTTGGTGGAGAGGAGTATGATTCAAGTAAAACAAATGAGTTCGACAGGAAGGATTAAATCAATTTGCATTCATGATCTCATGCGAGATTTGTGTGTGTCTAAAGCTCAAGAAGAAAACTTTCTACATTTTATTGATTGGAGAACGAATAGAGAGGAAGAACCAATAGAAACAAATATTAGAAGAATTGCCATATGTGTTCATGAAAGTTCTAATTATGATTTAATTCATGAAGCTCGAAATATAGATGGCTCTCTTAGGTCCCTTTCTGTACATGGTAAGGGGAGAGTCATAGATGTTATGTTCAGAAAAAGAGTATTGAGTCATGTATGCAATCGCTTTTTGATGCTTAGAGTTTTGATCATGGATGAGAATGATGCTAGGTATGAAACTAAACTGCCTACAGAAATTGGGAATTTGATCCATCTAAGGTTATTAAGTATTCCTAATTGGCGAATTGAAAAGATTCCATCTTCTTTTGGGAATTTAAGATGCCTACAGACTTTGAGAGTATCGCCTCAGATTGATATAATAATACCAAATTCATTGTGGAAGTTGGAAAAGTTGAGGCATCTATATTTCTCAAATCTAGTTGGTGGCATAGaatttggtaaattcttgagATCAATTAAGTCTAGAAATTTTCAGACATTGGTAGGTGTTCGTACCAAGGATCTTTTTTTGAGTGATATTCTACAACAGGAGAGTCTCAAAAAATTACGAATTTGTGTGGATAGAAATTTTGAGACATTCTTACACAATCCCCAAACTCTCACATTCACTCGTCTTTTCTCTTTACAAGTATATAATCCATCTTACATCAACATAATAGATATTGTTCCTTTCTTACTAACCTGTCCTTGTATTTATAAGCTTAGAGTGCGGTCACCTATAGTAAGATTACCACAAGACAACCAATTCTCCCCAAATCTCATCAAGTTACAGTTGAGTAATCTCCAACTTAAGGATGATCCAATGCCAACATTAGAAAAGCTACCAAAATTAAGAGTCCTTAGAATTGACTATCAGAGCTTTATGGGAGAAGAGATGGTGTGCTCAAGAGGAGGTTTCCCTCGACTTGAATCTCTTCAGCTTACTATCAATGAATGCAGATTTTGA
- the LOC133034594 gene encoding uncharacterized protein LOC133034594 yields the protein MHLVSSTKTLIQKLIEDGWDELVDEVKSFCEPVNIPVPDFNAHYTTKRGRSRGQQDAITVEHYYRVDLFNAVIDFQLQELNNKFNDSTVELLILSSALDPREMHISFRIDDICKLVQKFYPKDFTEYEMVQLRTQFEHFAHVRELSDFTVLATISDSFSTATTKRSFSAMNIVKTTLHNKIEDEFLSDCLLVYIEREIAKKFSMDSLIDDFRDMQERRSVF from the exons ATGCATCTTGTTTCATCCACTAAGACTCTTATTCAAAAATTGATAGAAGATGGATGGGATGAATTAGTTGATGAGGTGAAATCTTTTTGTGAACCTGTTAATATACCTGTGCCAGATTTTAATGCTCACTATACTACAAAAAGAGGAAGAAGTCGTGGTCAACAAGATGCAATTACAGTTGAGCATTATTACAGAGTTGATCTTTTCAATGCAGTGATAGACTTTCAACTACAAGAATTAAACAACAAATTCAATGATAGCACAGTGGAGTTACTCATTCTTAGTTCAGCTTTAGATCCAAGAGAGATGCACATATCATTCAGAATTGATGATATTTGCAAGTTGGTACAAAAATTTTACCCAAAAGATTTTACAGAATACGAGATGGTACAACTAAGGACACAATTTGAACATTTTGCTCATGTACGAGAACTTTCTGATTTTACTGTTTTAGCAACCATTTCTGATTCAT TTTCCACAGCTACCACAAAACGATCTTTTTCAGCTATGAATATAGTGAAGACTACACTTCACAACAAGATAGAAGATGAATTTTTAAGTGATTGTTTGCTCGTATATATTGAAAGAGAAATCGCCAAAAAATTTAGTATGGATTCACTTATCGATGATTTTCGTGATATGCAAGAAAGACGTtctgtattttaa
- the LOC133034595 gene encoding putative disease resistance protein At1g50180, whose amino-acid sequence MADAVVSFVIERLGDLVISEAQFLGGVEAQVGNAQIKLQCMSAFLKDADAWVRNGTNERVRLLVVQIRENAYALEDVIETYVLKVTLRRNEGVLKRSINIFREGIDVHKIGSEIERISSNIDTWTSQLDALGVHRSIHNAAEASSSSYVQQQRQLRQAYSYVEDNHVVGFGKDIEELVALLTEKENPHKHKVISVCGMGGLGKTTLTRKVYQHPHVRTHFDSYAWASISQQCNTRNVFESIYFAFTSPTKERREEIKNLSDVELARELYNFQKQKKCLVVLDDIWTTTTWDLLKHAFPTNIQGDTLHSKILLTTRNKVVGLHADPHGFIHEPHLLNDKESWELFQNKCYSIGTDPSDSNDDEERKKELAVEMLKKCSGLPLAIIVLAGLLSKKHTIRDWELMKANVILCIGQGYQQHDVDSNYHGVSGVLGLSYSELPSHLKPCFLYLACYAEDVPIRTKELCHILIAEGLISRRRGSVGTWEEVAYDWLCELVERSMIQVKEMSSTKERIKSFCIHDLMRDLCVSKAQEENFLHFTDWQNKGEEPIETKVLRVSICANESTNANDFIHMVGNIDGSLRCLAVDGGRIEYRKRVLRHVCNHFLKLRVLIIGDKHVNFRSTLKLPKEIGNLIHLRLLSIPYWEIKKIPSSFGNLRCLQTLRVRTKNDKIPSSMCKLEQLRHLCFITPTDRGVKFGNFLRSTKPRNLQTLVGIGSKDLLLSDLLQLESLKKLGIYEDGNFKTFLHNPQSLTFTHLFSLQVTNYNYGTKIDIVPLILSSPHIYKLRVELSIVRLPQVNQFSPNLMKLNLMFLELEDDPMPTLEKLPKLRVLKIDECSYMGEEMVCSRGGFPRLESLWFVGLNNLKEWKMEESALPTLGYLRIHRCRGLRRVPDGLKSIDTLNEMEIGYMPKKFKERIEEGGEDFHKVNHVPSRVFVHCDEVELLSKIKCYAFHSIPLQNGEKFGLQPLNSSVESTKHNPIWHLQD is encoded by the exons ATGGCAGATGCTGTTGTTTCGTTTGTGATTGAAAGGCTTGGAGACTTGGTGATTTCTGAAGCTCAATTCTTGGGTGGAGTTGAAGCCCAAGTGGGGAATGCACAGATTAAGCTTCAATGTATGAGTGCTTTCTTAAAAGATGCTGACGCTTGGGTTAGAAATGGTACCAATGAGAGAGTTCGCCTTTTGGTTGTCCAAATCAGAGAAAATGCTTATGCCTTGGAGGATGTTATTGAGACTTATGTCCTCAAGGTGACTTTGAGGAGGAATGAAGGTGTACTAAAAAGATCTATTAACATCTTCAGAGAGGGAATTGATGTCCACAAAATTGGATCAGAGATTGAGAGGATCTCATCCAACATTGATACTTGGACTTCACAGTTAGATGCACTTGGAGTACACAGATCGATACACAATGCAGCTGAAGCTTCTTCAAGCAGCTATGTCCAACAGCAAAGACAGTTGAGGCAAGCTTATTCTTATGTCGAAGACAACCATGTTGTCGGATTTGGAAAAGATATTGAGGAGTTGGTTGCCCTTTTGACTGAAAAAGAGAACCCTCATAAGCATAAGGTGATCTCTGTATGTGGTATGGGTGGTTTGGGCAAAACTACTCTTACAAGAAAGGTCTATCAGCATCCTCATGTCAGGACTCACTTTGATTCTTATGCTTGGGCCTCAATATCTCAGCAATGTAATACACGCAATGTCTTCGAATCAATTTACTTCGCTTTCACTTCTCCCACCaaagaaagaagagaagaaatCAAAAACTTAAGTGATGTTGAATTAGCAAGGGAGCTTTACAACTTTCAGAAACAGAAAAAATGTTTGGTGGTTCTTGATGATATATGGACCACAACAACATGGGATCTTCTAAAACATGCATTCCCTACTAATATTCAGGGAGACACATTACATAGCAAGATCTTACTCACTACTCGGAATAAGGTTGTAGGTTTGCATGCCGATCCACATGGTTTCATCCATGAACCTCATTTGCTCAATGACAAGGAGAGTTGGGAGCTATTTCAGAATAAGTGCTATTCTATTGGAACAGATCCATCAG ATTCAAATGATGATGAAGAAAGGAAGAAAGAATTAGCAGTAGAGATGCTTAAAAAGTGCTCTGGTCTGCCATTAGCCATCATTGTGCTCGCTGGTCTTCTATCTAAGAAACACACCATACGTGACTGGGAGTTGATGAAAGCAAATGTAATTCTCTGCATAGGTCAAGGTTATCAACAACATGATGTTGACTCAAATTACCATGGTGTTTCTGGGGTGTTAGGTTTGAGTTACAGCGAGTTACCATCTCATTTGAAGCCCTGTTTTCTGTACTTGGCTTGTTACGCTGAAGATGTCCCGATAAGAACAAAAGAGTTATGTCATATACTCATAGCAGAAGGTTTAATATCACGAAGAAGAGGCTCTGTGGGAACTTGGGAGGAAGTGGCATATGATTGGTTGTGTGAGTTGGTAGAGAGGAGTATGATTCAGGTGAAAGAAATGAGTTCAACAAAAGAAAGGATAAAATCATTTTGCATTCATGATCTCATGCGAGACTTGTGTGTGTCTAAAGCTCAAGAAGAAAACTTTCTACATTTTACTGATTGGCAGAATAAAGGGGAAGAGCCAATAGAAACAAAGGTACTAAGAGTTTCCATCTGTGCTAATGAAAGTACTAATGCTAATGATTTTATTCATATGGTTGGAAACATAGATGGCTCTCTCAGGTGCCTTGCTGTAGATGGTGGAAGAATTGAATATAGGAAAAGAGTATTGAGACATGTATGCAATCACTTTTTGAAGCTTAGAGTTTTGATTATTGGTGATAAACATGTGAATTTCAGATCTACTTTGAAGTTACCTAAAGAAATCGGGAATCTAATCCATCTAAGGTTATTAAGTATTCCTTATTGGGAAATCAAAAAGATTCCATCTTCTTTTGGTAATTTAAGATGCCTCCAGACTTTGAGAGTAAGAACCAAGAATGATAAAATACCAAGTTCCATGTGCAAGTTGGAGCAACTGAGGCATCTATGTTTTATCACTCCAACTGATAGGGGCGTGAAATTTGGTAATTTCTTGAGGTCAACTAAGCCTAGAAATTTACAAACATTGGTAGGTATTGGTAGCAAGGATCTTCTACTGAGTGATCTTCTACAGTTGGAGAGTCTCAAGAAATTAGGAATTTATGAGGACGGAAATTTTAAGACATTCTTGCACAATCCCCAATCTCTCACATTCACTCATCTGTTTTCGTTACAAGTGACGAATTATAATTATGGCACCAAGATAgatattgttcctttgataTTAAGCAGTCCTCACATTTATAAGCTTAGAGTAGAATTGTCTATAGTAAGATTACCACAAGTCAACCAATTCTCCCCAAATCTTATGAAGTTAAATTTGATGTTTCTCGAACTTGAAGATGATCCAATGCCAACATTAGAAAAACTACCAAAATTAAGAGTCCTTAAAATTGATGAGTGTAGCTATATGGGGGAGGAGATGGTGTGCTCAAGAGGAGGTTTCCCTCGACTTGAATCTCTTTGGTTTGTTGGTCTGAACAACTTGAAAGAGTGGAAAATGGAGGAAAGTGCATTGCCTACACTTGGCTATTTGCGTATTCATAGATGCAGGGGATTGAGGAGAGTCCCAGATGGACTAAAAAGCATCGACACACTCAATGAGATGGAGATTGGTTATATGCCTAAGAAATTCAAAGAAAGGATTGAGGAAGGAGGAGAAGATTTCCACAAAGTTAACCACGTGCCATCACGTGTATTCGTCCATTGTGATGAAG
- the LOC133035186 gene encoding G-type lectin S-receptor-like serine/threonine-protein kinase LECRK4 — MNVLLLLATCFVIFRFKQKRKAIIPPKFEAIKGKSLRSFSYEELEKATNKFSEQLGSGAFGTVFKGVISINGYSNCIAIKKLDKIDMAREASGEQEFKAEVSAIGRTNHKNLVQLIGLCNEGQHRLLVYEFMNNGSLGSFLFGPSPRPSWHHRTQIGLDIAMGLCYLHEECSTQIIHCDIKPQNILLDDSFTARISDFGLAKILTKNQTQTKTGIRGSRGYVAPEWFKNSGVRVKVDVYSYGIVLLELICCRRKFEAKVEEENEMILCDWVYDCYKDGKMDMVLVNDEEALGDMNRVERFVMVALWCIQENPLLRPTIKKVIHMLEGIIQISIPPNPSSFTN, encoded by the coding sequence ATGAATGTACTTCTTTTGTTAGCAacttgttttgttatttttcgaTTCAAACAGAAGAGGAAAGCAATTATTCCACCGAAATTCGAAGCCATCAAGGGAAAAAGCTTAAGAAGCTTCAGTTATGAGGAGCTAGAGAAAGCAACCAATAAGTTCAGTGAGCAACTAGGAAGTGGTGCTTTTGGTACTGTTTTCAAAGGAGTTATAAGCATTAATGGTTATAGTAACTGTATTGCTATTAAGAAGTTGGACAAAATAGACATGGCAAGAGAAGCATCAGGTGAGCAGGAGTTCAAGGCAGAAGTAAGTGCCATTGGTCGTACGAATCATAAGAATTTAGTTCAGCTAATTGGGCTCTGCAATGAAGGGCAACACCGATTACTCGTCTATGAATTCATGAACAATGGTTCTCTAGGGAGCTTTCTTTTTGGACCATCTCCAAGGCCAAGCTGGCACCACAGAACACAAATTGGTTTAGACATAGCAATGGGGCTTTGTTACTTACATGAAGAGTGTAGTACACAGATCATACATTGTGATATTAAACCTCAAAACATCCTCCTAGATGACTCATTTACAGCAAGAATATCTGATTTTGGATTAGCTAAGATTTTGACAAAGAATCAGACTCAAACAAAGACTGGAATAAGAGGAAGCAGAGGGTATGTTGCACCTGAATGGTTCAAAAACTCAGGTGTGAGAGTTAAGGTTGATGTGTATAGCTATGGTATAGTGTTATTGGAATTGATTTGTTGTAGGAGGAAGTTTGAAGCTAAGgtagaagaagaaaatgaaatGATACTGTGTGATTGGGTTTATGATTGCTATAAAGATGGGAAAATGGATATGGTTTTGGTGAATGATGAAGAAGCCTTGGGTGACATGAACAGAGTAGAGAGGTTTGTAATGGTTGCATTGTGGTGTATTCAAGAGAATCCATTGTTGAGACCCACCATCAAAAAAGTTATTCATATGCTTGAAGGAATCATTCAAATTTCTATTCCTCCCAACCCCTCTTCATTTACTAattaa